Proteins found in one Balneola sp. genomic segment:
- a CDS encoding glucose-1-phosphate thymidylyltransferase produces the protein MQLCFFSDDFSDHFLPLTLTRPVRDLRIGILTIEEKWELALNQKKSASLDEDYFEDIFGSNKLSTESACIWVNERYFPTTGLISEIQSLNTSECIVDGDTLVAAKVDAKQSLDWIENGRISLSSLVPNETSSELSSITFLWDLLSANTHQIEEDIQRLDLLSTTSSQFEKLLSYSNSSQIYISDSAKIEPGCIILADDGPVFIGDGVTLEAGSIIKGPVAVCDNATVKMQARIYGGTTIGPICKIAGEVHNSIFHSYSNKAHNGYVGNSIFGQWCNLGADTNTSNLKNNYSKVSISNWRTKQLYDDGVQFLGTIMGDHSKTAINTQLNTGTVIGVCSNIFHSGFPPKYIPSFSWSGKDEFQVYQFEKALEAMSAMMKRRGIDLTSEYQEMMLKVFNEREL, from the coding sequence ATGCAGCTGTGTTTTTTTTCAGATGACTTTTCAGATCATTTTTTACCATTAACACTTACTCGACCTGTTCGTGATTTAAGAATCGGTATTCTTACTATCGAGGAAAAATGGGAGCTAGCCCTCAATCAAAAAAAATCTGCTTCTCTTGATGAAGATTATTTTGAAGATATTTTTGGATCCAATAAGCTCTCTACAGAGTCCGCATGTATTTGGGTGAATGAACGGTATTTCCCTACTACTGGCCTCATCTCCGAGATTCAATCATTGAATACCAGTGAATGTATTGTTGACGGTGATACTCTGGTAGCTGCTAAAGTTGATGCCAAACAATCTTTGGATTGGATCGAAAATGGCAGAATAAGCCTGAGTAGCCTTGTACCAAATGAGACGAGCTCTGAGCTTAGTTCTATAACTTTTCTATGGGATTTACTATCTGCTAACACGCATCAAATTGAAGAAGATATACAACGCCTGGATCTTCTTTCGACTACTTCATCTCAATTCGAAAAGCTTCTTAGTTATTCAAACTCTTCCCAAATTTATATTTCTGATTCAGCCAAAATAGAACCTGGCTGTATTATACTTGCTGATGATGGACCAGTTTTTATCGGAGATGGTGTTACTCTTGAAGCCGGATCAATTATCAAAGGCCCGGTTGCCGTTTGCGATAATGCTACTGTTAAAATGCAGGCAAGAATCTATGGTGGGACAACCATAGGACCTATTTGCAAAATAGCTGGTGAGGTTCATAATTCTATTTTCCATTCATACTCAAACAAAGCCCATAATGGCTATGTAGGGAATTCTATTTTTGGACAATGGTGTAATCTGGGTGCAGATACAAATACCTCTAATTTGAAGAATAACTATTCCAAAGTTTCTATTAGCAATTGGAGAACAAAGCAGCTTTATGACGATGGTGTTCAGTTTCTTGGCACCATCATGGGTGATCATTCAAAAACGGCTATCAATACCCAACTAAATACCGGAACTGTTATTGGGGTATGTTCAAATATCTTTCATTCGGGTTTTCCTCCGAAATATATTCCCTCTTTTAGCTGGAGCGGAAAGGATGAATTTCAAGTTTACCAATTTGAGAAAGCACTCGAAGCTATGTCAGCTATGATGAAGCGAAGAGGGATAGATTTGACTTCTGAGTATCAGGAAATGATGCTCAAGGTTTTTAATGAAAGAGAGTTATAG
- a CDS encoding Hpt domain-containing protein, producing the protein MLKLDLSYLEDITGGDAEVIQEMLILFIEDIPQQISEIKEAIQGNNLEEMASHAHKLKPTLQYVGLSEAYEIVKNLEQIGKSGEGKENVKELFQKLERNSEEFMPVLKSHASSLD; encoded by the coding sequence ATGCTCAAACTTGATTTGTCATATTTAGAGGATATAACTGGGGGAGACGCTGAGGTTATACAAGAGATGTTAATTCTGTTTATCGAAGACATCCCACAACAGATTTCGGAAATTAAAGAAGCCATACAAGGGAATAATTTAGAGGAAATGGCTTCACATGCTCATAAACTTAAACCTACGCTTCAATATGTCGGTTTAAGTGAGGCTTATGAAATTGTTAAAAACCTGGAGCAAATTGGTAAATCGGGAGAGGGAAAGGAAAATGTAAAAGAGCTCTTTCAGAAGTTAGAAAGAAACAGTGAAGAATTTATGCCTGTTCTTAAATCCCACGCTTCAAGTTTAGACTAA
- a CDS encoding DUF3253 domain-containing protein, with product MKKSKPEPNANILHITQKQAVKKSKEASEVARSLFSETWRVYMDGVNMVSVKMTKSKGETKIDRSKKPVRLSLVD from the coding sequence ATGAAGAAATCAAAGCCAGAGCCTAACGCCAATATTTTACATATCACCCAAAAGCAAGCGGTAAAGAAATCGAAAGAAGCCTCTGAAGTGGCGAGGTCACTTTTTTCTGAAACCTGGAGAGTATATATGGATGGTGTCAACATGGTTTCTGTTAAAATGACAAAGTCTAAAGGTGAAACTAAGATTGATCGTTCTAAGAAGCCTGTTCGTTTATCGCTAGTTGATTAA
- the glmS gene encoding glutamine--fructose-6-phosphate transaminase (isomerizing) encodes MCGIVGYIGDKQAKDVVIKGLKRLEYRGYDSAGVAILNGSLNVKKCKGKVVALENLLSDNEDGTIGIGHTRWATHGEPNDINSHPHTSTSGKIALVHNGIIENYNILKEKLQEDGYEFYSDTDTEVVAKLIESIMSMDPSLDFVKSVQLALAQIRGTYGLAILHSDNPGKIIVARKGSPLLIGVGDGEMLIASDASAVAEYTDKVVYLDDGELAIITKDDYQVINSEEVEMTKEVHELAMTLDEIEKGGFPFFMLKEIFEQPKTISDTLRGRINVENGTITLGGLSKVMDLLVNANRIIIAACGTSWHSALVGEYLFEWLAKTNVEVEYASEFRYKDPLIGEGDVLFVISQSGETADTLAALREAKEKGAAVFGIVNVVGSTIARETDGGVYLHAGPEIGVASTKAFTGQVTVLTLIALLLAQHKGVISEEYSRRIITALSKIPEQIKEILENSSEIERISNLFTYAPNFLYLGRSYSFPVALEGALKLKEISYIHAEGYPAAEMKHGPIALIDEMMPVVVIASTKHTNDKMVSNVEEVKARKGRIISITTPSNKEVKEIAEFNVPIPETEDVLSPILSVIPLQLLSYYVAVNRGCDVDQPRNLAKSVTVE; translated from the coding sequence ATGTGTGGAATTGTAGGGTATATCGGTGATAAGCAAGCTAAAGATGTAGTAATAAAAGGGTTAAAAAGACTTGAATACAGAGGTTATGATTCGGCCGGAGTTGCCATTCTAAATGGTTCATTGAATGTGAAAAAGTGTAAGGGTAAGGTTGTGGCCCTTGAAAATCTTTTGAGTGATAATGAGGATGGAACTATAGGTATAGGCCACACGCGTTGGGCTACTCATGGAGAGCCTAACGATATCAATTCACATCCACATACCAGTACTTCTGGTAAAATTGCACTTGTCCATAATGGCATTATTGAGAACTATAATATTTTAAAAGAGAAGCTTCAGGAAGATGGTTATGAATTCTATTCTGACACAGATACTGAGGTAGTTGCCAAGCTAATTGAGAGTATCATGAGCATGGACCCTTCTTTAGATTTTGTAAAGAGCGTTCAGCTTGCTCTGGCGCAAATAAGAGGCACTTATGGTCTGGCGATTTTACACTCCGATAATCCAGGAAAAATAATTGTGGCTCGAAAGGGATCTCCACTCCTGATTGGAGTTGGAGACGGAGAAATGCTTATCGCTTCAGATGCTTCTGCTGTAGCTGAGTATACCGATAAAGTTGTTTACCTCGATGATGGAGAACTCGCGATAATCACCAAAGATGATTATCAAGTAATCAATTCAGAAGAGGTTGAGATGACCAAGGAAGTCCATGAACTTGCTATGACTCTCGATGAAATCGAAAAAGGTGGCTTTCCATTTTTCATGCTTAAAGAAATCTTTGAGCAGCCCAAAACAATTTCCGATACACTAAGAGGGAGAATCAATGTTGAGAATGGCACTATTACTTTGGGAGGATTATCAAAAGTAATGGACCTGTTGGTAAATGCTAATCGAATTATTATTGCGGCTTGTGGAACTAGCTGGCATTCTGCCTTGGTAGGAGAATACCTATTCGAATGGTTAGCCAAAACGAATGTTGAGGTAGAATACGCTTCCGAGTTTCGCTACAAAGACCCGCTTATCGGAGAAGGGGATGTTCTGTTTGTTATTTCTCAAAGTGGGGAAACAGCAGATACTCTTGCTGCACTTAGAGAAGCAAAAGAAAAAGGAGCAGCAGTATTTGGTATAGTTAATGTGGTAGGATCTACCATTGCAAGGGAAACGGATGGTGGAGTTTATCTTCATGCAGGACCCGAAATTGGGGTAGCTTCTACAAAAGCATTTACTGGTCAGGTAACCGTACTTACCTTAATTGCTTTATTACTTGCACAACATAAGGGAGTTATTAGTGAGGAATATTCTCGCAGGATTATTACTGCTCTCTCTAAAATTCCTGAGCAGATTAAAGAAATTCTTGAAAATAGTTCCGAAATAGAGAGAATAAGTAACCTATTTACTTATGCTCCGAATTTCTTGTATCTGGGCAGGTCATATAGTTTTCCAGTTGCATTGGAAGGAGCTCTAAAACTTAAAGAGATTTCATACATTCACGCAGAAGGATATCCGGCAGCCGAAATGAAGCATGGTCCAATTGCCCTTATTGATGAAATGATGCCCGTTGTGGTTATTGCCTCAACTAAGCATACCAATGATAAAATGGTTAGTAATGTAGAAGAGGTGAAAGCAAGAAAAGGAAGGATTATTTCTATCACTACTCCTTCAAACAAAGAGGTAAAAGAAATTGCAGAGTTTAACGTGCCAATTCCTGAAACTGAAGATGTGCTATCACCCATTTTAAGTGTTATTCCTCTCCAGCTTCTCTCATATTATGTAGCTGTGAATAGAGGATGCGATGTAGATCAACCTCGGAATCTTGCCAAGAGTGTTACTGTAGAGTAA
- a CDS encoding GTPase Era has protein sequence MNKETVHKSGYVAIVGKPNAGKSTLMNNILGTKLSIATHKAQTTRHQIIGIFSEDDVQIIFLDTPGIINPKYELQKAMMRFVEKAEKDADIVLFIVDAGDSKFPDHAFSELKNLRKPVLLIINKIDLHEQGKAESLAKELQSHFEFTDTIFVSALTGIGLEGLMESLKKSLHPGPPFYPKDELSEHPLRFFASELIREQLFLQYHEELPYSATVEVIQYEEREDLDYINAEIIVNRKSQKGMIIGKGGKAIKQLGTEARKSIEEFVDRKVFLDLHVKVREKWRENEHMVRNLGYK, from the coding sequence GTGAATAAAGAAACTGTTCATAAATCAGGTTACGTAGCCATTGTTGGTAAGCCAAATGCAGGCAAATCTACCTTGATGAATAATATCCTTGGAACCAAGCTTTCCATTGCTACGCATAAGGCTCAAACAACCCGGCATCAAATCATTGGCATTTTTTCTGAAGATGATGTCCAAATCATCTTCCTGGATACCCCCGGTATTATCAACCCCAAGTATGAACTACAAAAAGCAATGATGCGGTTTGTAGAAAAAGCTGAAAAGGACGCCGATATAGTACTTTTCATTGTGGATGCAGGCGATTCAAAATTCCCAGATCACGCTTTTTCTGAACTAAAGAACCTTAGAAAGCCCGTTCTTTTAATCATTAATAAAATTGACCTTCATGAACAAGGAAAAGCCGAGTCTTTAGCTAAAGAACTTCAAAGTCATTTTGAGTTTACCGATACGATTTTTGTATCAGCTTTAACGGGTATTGGACTTGAAGGACTTATGGAATCGCTCAAAAAAAGCTTGCACCCCGGCCCTCCGTTTTACCCAAAAGATGAACTTAGTGAACACCCCCTACGGTTCTTTGCTTCAGAATTGATTCGGGAACAACTCTTTCTTCAATACCATGAAGAGCTTCCTTATTCTGCAACGGTTGAAGTAATTCAGTATGAAGAAAGGGAGGACTTGGACTACATCAATGCTGAGATAATTGTAAATCGTAAATCTCAAAAGGGGATGATTATTGGCAAAGGGGGAAAGGCAATTAAGCAGCTTGGAACCGAAGCAAGAAAGTCGATCGAAGAATTTGTCGACCGCAAAGTCTTTCTTGATTTACATGTTAAAGTCAGGGAAAAATGGCGTGAGAATGAGCATATGGTTAGAAATCTAGGGTATAAATAG
- a CDS encoding sorbosone dehydrogenase family protein produces the protein MKYLGVISFVLLFISCSSSTQDGDAAGRSGGDEISISLGYLEAPSGFMIEEFSDQVPGARQLAVSPSGVVYVGTRKTGDKGKVYAVVDTDNDFKADTVYTIISGLRMPNGVAFKDGDLYVAEISKIWKFEDIESDLANPPTPILINDEYPTETSHGWKYIAFGPDGKLYVPVGAPCNICNHEEDNPIFSTLTRINDDGSDREIVAHGIRNTVGFTWHPETENIWFTDNGRDWMGDDIPPCELNEITEEGQHFGFPFLHGNSIWDPEFGEEGQSRASEFKIPVQELGPHVAPLGIVFYTGSMFPAEYKNQALIAEHGSWNRSEKIGYRIMMVTFNENGEALTYEPFITGWLQSEDEIRGRPVSIVELEDGSLLISDDHAGKIYRVTYSG, from the coding sequence ATGAAATATTTAGGTGTAATTAGCTTTGTACTACTATTCATTTCTTGCTCCTCTTCCACTCAAGACGGAGACGCAGCAGGAAGATCGGGAGGAGACGAAATTTCTATATCGCTCGGTTATCTTGAGGCTCCCTCCGGATTTATGATTGAAGAATTCTCTGACCAGGTTCCGGGCGCGCGGCAATTGGCTGTTAGCCCTTCTGGTGTTGTATATGTCGGGACAAGAAAAACAGGAGATAAGGGTAAAGTTTATGCAGTAGTTGATACAGACAATGACTTTAAAGCAGATACCGTTTATACTATTATTTCGGGACTTAGAATGCCTAATGGTGTGGCCTTCAAGGACGGAGATTTATATGTAGCAGAGATAAGTAAGATTTGGAAATTCGAGGATATTGAATCTGATCTAGCCAACCCTCCTACGCCCATACTTATTAATGATGAATACCCAACCGAGACCAGTCATGGCTGGAAGTATATCGCATTTGGACCGGATGGAAAACTGTATGTACCTGTAGGTGCTCCCTGTAATATTTGCAATCATGAAGAAGATAACCCAATATTTTCAACCCTTACTCGAATTAACGATGATGGCTCAGATCGTGAAATAGTAGCACATGGCATTCGAAATACCGTTGGATTCACATGGCACCCTGAGACCGAAAATATTTGGTTTACTGATAATGGAAGAGATTGGATGGGTGACGATATACCTCCTTGTGAATTAAATGAAATTACTGAAGAAGGCCAGCATTTTGGGTTCCCTTTTCTACATGGTAATTCGATTTGGGATCCTGAATTTGGAGAGGAAGGCCAAAGTAGAGCCTCTGAGTTTAAGATACCGGTACAGGAATTAGGACCTCACGTTGCACCGCTCGGAATCGTTTTCTATACGGGTTCAATGTTTCCAGCTGAATACAAAAATCAGGCTTTAATTGCTGAACATGGCAGCTGGAATAGAAGTGAAAAGATTGGGTACAGGATCATGATGGTGACCTTTAATGAAAACGGAGAAGCATTGACTTACGAACCTTTTATTACGGGCTGGTTACAAAGTGAGGATGAAATTAGAGGACGACCAGTATCAATTGTTGAACTGGAAGATGGTTCTCTGTTAATCTCTGATGATCATGCAGGTAAAATCTATCGGGTTACTTATTCCGGATAA
- a CDS encoding DUF2256 domain-containing protein, producing MGKMKKKADLPAKICPICNRPFTWRKKWQRNWEHVKYCSEKCRRSS from the coding sequence ATGGGTAAAATGAAGAAGAAGGCAGATCTTCCTGCTAAGATTTGCCCGATATGTAATCGCCCTTTTACCTGGAGAAAGAAATGGCAGCGCAATTGGGAGCATGTGAAATATTGCAGCGAGAAATGTAGAAGAAGCTCCTAG
- a CDS encoding isocitrate/isopropylmalate dehydrogenase family protein — translation MKKVVLIPGDGIGTEITTSVTTILEKAGAQIDWVEHSAGLGAYQDQGNPLPDEVIAAIEEHRVALKGPLTTPVGTGFRSVNVALRQKFNLFSNIRPARTLPSIDSPFKNVDMVIFRENTQGLYIGKEQWVDENQQDHAESIAVVTEEASKKIITAAFEYARENGRKKVTLVHKANILKLTTGLFLEVGRTISENYSDIEFEDLIVDNMAMQMVMRPQRFDVVVTTNLFGDILSDLASGLVGGLGVTGAANIGENAAMFEAVHGSAPDIAGQNKANPLALLFSSLMMLEYIDQRQVAEDVRKAVYKTLVEKKVYCTPDIGGEGTTSTFTQAVCDNI, via the coding sequence ATGAAGAAAGTTGTTTTAATCCCAGGAGATGGGATAGGAACGGAAATAACTACATCCGTTACTACTATTTTAGAAAAAGCCGGTGCACAAATAGACTGGGTAGAGCATAGTGCCGGACTTGGTGCTTACCAAGATCAAGGAAATCCACTACCTGACGAAGTAATAGCTGCTATTGAGGAGCACAGAGTTGCTTTAAAAGGACCGTTAACTACTCCTGTAGGCACTGGATTCAGATCTGTAAATGTAGCGCTGCGTCAAAAGTTTAATCTATTCAGTAATATCCGACCAGCTCGTACACTTCCAAGTATCGACAGTCCATTCAAAAATGTGGACATGGTTATTTTCAGAGAGAACACACAAGGACTTTATATTGGAAAAGAGCAATGGGTCGATGAGAATCAACAGGATCACGCGGAGAGTATTGCTGTAGTAACTGAGGAAGCGAGTAAAAAAATAATTACCGCTGCTTTTGAATACGCCAGAGAAAATGGCAGAAAGAAAGTCACCCTGGTTCATAAGGCTAATATTTTGAAGTTGACCACCGGACTTTTCCTTGAGGTAGGTCGAACAATTTCTGAAAACTATTCTGATATCGAATTTGAAGATTTGATTGTAGATAACATGGCAATGCAAATGGTAATGCGCCCGCAAAGATTTGATGTTGTTGTTACAACCAATCTGTTTGGAGATATTTTATCTGATCTTGCTTCTGGATTAGTTGGAGGACTTGGAGTAACCGGAGCTGCAAATATTGGAGAAAATGCGGCCATGTTTGAAGCTGTTCATGGTTCTGCACCAGATATAGCCGGGCAAAACAAAGCCAACCCGCTTGCGCTACTCTTCTCATCATTGATGATGCTGGAATATATAGACCAAAGGCAAGTTGCAGAAGATGTTAGAAAGGCAGTGTATAAAACCCTTGTAGAAAAGAAAGTGTATTGTACTCCTGATATTGGTGGTGAAGGAACTACCTCAACGTTTACTCAAGCTGTCTGCGATAACATTTAA
- a CDS encoding biotin/lipoyl-binding protein: protein MRFKLNSFYIIIGVLFVTLLTVNTRYFKGSNAFLGVTFAKKYQINTEKSATVINSYVVPGQTVSTGDLLVELESPELELDIRKLEKEIQNLETEKVEKQKLLESELQLLESEKRIVQNEVDNKVQQIDSRISLNRALSEDLVNSTSTADSLSDLQLQRSSILEKGALEIEAVNIRIKDIQQDHQFDQSQVQATIDLAKQELDWRKVEQENLNKYALFDGIINSVSVKPGEQVDSYTSLLSINPIRPTTVVGYLVGSKDRNRELGDIVQVRSMEQGYIQTEGRIIGFGSITELPEVLQKSTAVKAFGLEVFIEISENNDLPVGEKVMIK, encoded by the coding sequence ATGCGTTTCAAGCTAAATTCATTCTATATCATTATTGGGGTTCTGTTTGTTACTCTGCTTACCGTTAATACTCGTTATTTTAAAGGTAGTAACGCATTTCTTGGGGTTACTTTTGCGAAGAAGTATCAGATTAATACAGAAAAATCCGCCACTGTAATTAACAGCTATGTGGTTCCCGGCCAAACAGTTTCCACAGGTGACTTATTAGTTGAATTGGAAAGCCCGGAATTGGAACTGGACATCAGAAAGCTCGAAAAAGAAATCCAAAACCTGGAGACGGAAAAAGTTGAGAAGCAAAAATTGCTAGAATCCGAATTACAGCTTTTAGAATCAGAAAAGAGAATCGTTCAAAATGAAGTAGATAACAAAGTTCAACAGATTGACTCCAGAATATCATTGAATCGAGCACTATCCGAAGATCTAGTGAACTCAACCTCTACTGCTGACTCACTATCAGATTTACAGCTTCAAAGAAGTTCCATTCTTGAAAAAGGCGCACTAGAAATTGAAGCCGTCAATATCAGGATAAAAGATATCCAACAAGATCACCAATTTGATCAATCTCAAGTTCAGGCTACTATTGATCTGGCAAAACAAGAATTGGATTGGCGTAAAGTTGAACAAGAAAATCTCAACAAGTATGCTCTTTTTGATGGCATCATTAATAGCGTAAGTGTTAAACCCGGAGAACAGGTTGATTCCTACACCTCGCTACTATCCATAAACCCTATTCGCCCTACTACCGTAGTTGGTTATCTGGTTGGTAGTAAGGACAGAAATAGAGAACTAGGTGATATCGTTCAAGTCCGATCTATGGAGCAAGGATACATTCAGACCGAAGGTAGAATTATTGGGTTTGGTTCCATTACCGAGTTACCTGAAGTCCTACAAAAGTCAACGGCTGTAAAAGCTTTTGGCCTGGAAGTTTTCATAGAAATAAGTGAAAACAATGATCTGCCAGTCGGCGAAAAAGTGATGATCAAATGA
- a CDS encoding SDR family NAD(P)-dependent oxidoreductase: protein MKKVIITGATSGIGRELAIQLSQKGYAVGLIGRREDRLVELKREIGDSAFIRPLDVTDFEKAEATYQSLIEEMGGLDIMILNAGVGRDHLKLNWDSDKQTIDVNVTAFAHGANVAFQYFVDQKRGQIVGMSSIASTLSSGRAAAYTASKHFISNYMTGFRQKANRWGLDIAITDIKPGYVESEMTAQNKNMFWVATTEKAVKQMVRAIESRKNHAYITRRWRLIAWVAKLTPQFIWDRLKF from the coding sequence ATGAAAAAGGTAATTATTACCGGAGCTACTTCCGGAATTGGTAGAGAGCTTGCTATACAATTGTCTCAAAAAGGATATGCAGTAGGATTGATAGGAAGACGAGAAGACCGATTGGTCGAGTTAAAAAGGGAGATAGGAGATTCTGCATTCATTCGTCCTCTTGATGTAACCGATTTTGAAAAAGCAGAGGCCACTTATCAATCTTTGATTGAAGAGATGGGAGGCCTGGATATTATGATTTTAAATGCCGGAGTAGGTCGGGACCATTTGAAGCTGAACTGGGATTCTGACAAGCAAACCATTGATGTGAATGTAACTGCATTTGCTCATGGAGCCAATGTTGCCTTTCAATATTTTGTAGATCAAAAAAGGGGGCAAATTGTTGGAATGTCATCTATTGCGTCTACCCTCTCTTCCGGAAGAGCTGCTGCCTATACTGCTTCGAAGCATTTCATTTCTAACTACATGACGGGTTTCCGACAAAAGGCTAATAGATGGGGATTAGATATTGCTATTACTGATATAAAACCCGGGTATGTTGAATCTGAAATGACCGCTCAAAATAAAAACATGTTTTGGGTTGCCACTACAGAAAAAGCTGTTAAGCAGATGGTGAGGGCTATAGAATCCAGAAAGAACCACGCTTATATAACCAGGCGTTGGCGACTAATAGCTTGGGTAGCAAAACTAACTCCGCAATTTATTTGGGATCGTTTAAAGTTCTAG
- a CDS encoding phage holin family protein: MIWAWLINSVSVFITAKVLSGVEIKNFWSAVWVAAALSIVTILVKPILVILSIPFIAITFGLFMLVINTLLIMLVDKFIDGFKIKNFWWALAFSIILSIISSVLMSIFN; encoded by the coding sequence ATGATTTGGGCCTGGTTAATAAACAGTGTATCCGTATTTATAACAGCTAAAGTTTTAAGTGGAGTAGAAATCAAGAATTTTTGGAGTGCTGTTTGGGTAGCTGCAGCTCTTTCAATAGTAACAATACTTGTAAAGCCCATTTTAGTCATTCTTAGTATTCCATTTATTGCAATAACCTTCGGGTTATTCATGCTTGTTATCAACACCTTATTGATTATGCTGGTTGATAAATTTATAGATGGTTTTAAGATCAAAAACTTCTGGTGGGCTCTTGCTTTCAGCATCATTTTATCGATCATAAGTTCAGTACTAATGTCGATTTTTAATTAA
- a CDS encoding pyridoxine 5'-phosphate synthase: MKLLVNIDHVATLRNARGEGYPDPSEAAKICEEAGAAGIVFHLRGDRRHIKDEDVRALKNSVKGTLDFEMAATDEMISILKDTNPHLCTLVPEGREELTTEGGLNMETVFSDFQNRVFSSIRETEIEISLFLDPNPRDIELAHKLQTDAIELHTGTFANAPSKEKQIEELKRLKVAAIQAHELGIKVNAGHGLNLDNLPVFLDVVPHLNEVSIGHALISKSLFWGLPKTVKAYLEIMSIYSDVKS; encoded by the coding sequence ATGAAACTATTAGTAAACATCGATCATGTAGCTACTTTAAGAAATGCCCGTGGAGAAGGCTATCCCGATCCATCCGAAGCAGCTAAAATATGTGAAGAAGCCGGTGCAGCTGGTATCGTTTTTCATTTGCGTGGTGATCGCAGGCATATCAAGGACGAAGATGTTAGAGCGCTTAAAAACTCAGTTAAAGGAACCCTTGACTTCGAAATGGCTGCAACTGATGAAATGATTTCCATTCTTAAAGACACAAACCCTCATCTATGTACCTTGGTACCTGAAGGAAGAGAAGAGCTCACTACAGAAGGGGGTTTAAATATGGAAACTGTATTTAGTGATTTTCAGAACAGAGTATTCTCATCGATACGAGAAACCGAAATTGAGATCTCGCTCTTTTTGGATCCAAATCCAAGGGATATTGAGCTCGCGCATAAGTTACAAACAGATGCAATAGAATTACATACGGGTACTTTTGCAAATGCCCCAAGTAAAGAAAAACAGATTGAAGAGCTAAAGCGCTTGAAAGTAGCTGCTATTCAAGCTCATGAACTGGGGATAAAGGTAAATGCTGGCCATGGCCTGAACCTGGACAACCTGCCTGTTTTTCTGGACGTGGTTCCTCACTTAAATGAAGTGAGCATAGGTCATGCTTTGATAAGTAAGTCTTTATTCTGGGGTCTTCCTAAAACAGTTAAAGCTTATCTTGAAATCATGAGCATATACTCCGATGTAAAATCCTGA
- a CDS encoding GNAT family N-acetyltransferase, giving the protein MATFTLSNFDQLTSKQLYDLLELRQEVFMLEQQCLYNDIDGEDPRADHLLFYEKEQLLGYLRIFGPDIKFKEPSIGRIVVSPDYRGKDIGKRLIQKGIDITFEMFKSPIRIEAQAALLEYYRSFGFKEEGEIYDVDDIDHIQMVIKY; this is encoded by the coding sequence ATGGCAACTTTTACTCTTTCGAATTTCGATCAACTTACTTCAAAACAGCTTTATGATCTTCTTGAATTGCGCCAAGAAGTCTTTATGCTTGAACAGCAGTGCTTGTACAATGACATTGACGGAGAAGATCCAAGAGCGGATCATTTGCTCTTTTATGAAAAAGAGCAATTGTTAGGATACCTTCGAATTTTTGGGCCTGATATTAAATTCAAAGAACCCTCAATTGGAAGGATTGTTGTTTCTCCCGACTACAGAGGAAAGGACATTGGTAAGAGATTAATTCAAAAGGGAATTGACATCACTTTTGAAATGTTTAAATCTCCAATCAGGATCGAAGCTCAGGCGGCTCTTTTAGAATATTACCGGAGCTTTGGTTTTAAAGAAGAGGGCGAAATTTACGACGTTGATGATATCGACCATATACAAATGGTCATAAAATATTAG